The DNA window TTTTTTTAGCATCTTTGAGTTCATCAGGTTAAGTTAGAGTTGTGTGTTGCTGACTTCGAAATGCACTGTGTTCGACagtgtcccttttttttttgcgttcACACATAGAGGAGATACCTGATGTCCAAACCTACATAAAATGACCTGCGAGTCATATTATGTTTgattatttacagtaaatacacaacaaTAGCTTCAGAAATATGTTgggaaaaaaacctttttaaatgtatgtacaGATTAATATGTGTGTTCTTAATGAATTAACTGATTGATCtgctgatgaggatgatgatgatgatgatgatgatgatgatgatgaagtgcACATCGAACAtcactgaactttttttttagttggatCTTCTATCATTACTTTGACGCAATAAATGTATCTTTAACATACAATATTTAGCAACATCAGTTAGTATATTGATAGGATAGTATTAGTTGtagtatattgtttttttactccATTGGTCTTATCGATTTCAAATTTCAGGATTCGTCACGCACTGTGCCTGTCACCATGAAGATGGACCCAAAAGGATTCTTCCTTTACTGGATAAACTCAAGCAAGGTAAAGCTGTGAATCTGTAACAAGCTCCAGTCCTGAAGCAGCAGAGTCTACAAGAGTTTAGAGATTTCCTTCCTTAAATCTACATGATAATGCGTTAAAGCTGGTACATTACTATCTCGACAAGCAATGTTTAAGTATTTGTGGATATTTGCTGTATTTCTGTATTCAAATTCATTGGTTTTTAATACGTAGAATATAAATGGTCAGATTActgtcactttctttctttctttctttctttctttctttctttctttctttctttctttctttctttctttctttctttctttctttctttctttctttctttcttgctgcCTCAGCACATTGTATAAGTGCTGACTGTATGGTTTCCATGCGACTGCGACACAATTACATTAAGATATGTTTACACCTGACAAGCTCATTATCTGGACCATACCAGGAATACAGATGTTCAAATAAATACTAGAGTCTGGTCTCAGAGCATTGAGACACAATCCTTAAACACAGCAGAACtgatcattgtcatgtttaaTTAATCCTGAAATGTTGTcatattaatacatttgtttgatcAAGGTTCATATTATCTTTTCAGTAACACAGTCAGATTCTTTCCAGAATTtctgtgttacagtatgttctgtaatgtttattgtattttaatctTTGGCTCTAATGCTACTTTCTTTATCTATATGCCCTTTCTTCTATTATAGGAAGTAGAAATTGTGGATATGGCGACCATAAGGGACACACGGATAGGGAAATATGCCAAACTCCCCAAAGTAAATGCCTTTTATTATTGCTTAAAAATGTTCTTTCATACTGTATGCTTGCAGCATTCTGTGATTACAAAACCCAAGAGCTTGTGTTTGaactatttgtatatatttgcacaaactcagagagagggagatagagagagagtgagagggagagcatgagagagagagagagcatgagagagagagagagagagagagagagagagagagagagagagagagagagagagagagagagagagagagagagagagagagagagactatttGACTTTGGAGTTTCAACATTTTGCCTATATGTTTGCCTGATTCTCCGAGTCATGCGAATTGCTGTATGAAAAAAAGGGTTATGTGAAGACAGAGCTAGTACAGAGGAGCTGCTGTATTAAAGCAGTGTATATTTTGTCTAATATAAATTGAATGGTGTTTACTGTGAAATGATTTAGTGATAGTGATGTGAAAGAGGAAAGAGctgcatgtgtacatgtgtacagaGAGCGCAAGAGCATTttcttatgtacagtataccttttctcatacacacacacacacacacacacacacacacacacacacacacacacacacacacacacacacacacacacacacacacaaacacaatcagacacataCGCAAACAGCTGGGATTGTCATGTTGAATATTTGCATTAAGCCAGATTTGCTTGGCTCGGCTCGGCTTGTATTCACAAATGTCCCTTGTATGAAAAGCAGTTGCAAGGGTGTTCAGGGTTTAAATGCTCTCAGCCATTGCACTAGGGATTTCAGGCCCTAAAGTGAAAGATGATGTAACAGATGTAATTATGTAGTTGTaattatgtatttgtatataaagAGTTACAGGTTGGCCAGTCAGATAAATCCAATAAAACTATCCAATGAAAACTTAAAATGATCAGCTGGTCAGCTCTATATACTGTTAAGgtgaaatcttttttatttttaattccacTATTTAGCTAATGAGAAAATGTTACAAGAGCACCCTGTTAATGTTTCAGACATCTCAATCTTATCTATCTAATCTAAATCTGCCATGCAATAGGCCAGGCCTATTGAAGAACATTTCATGTTAATGACACAACATTTCTTTGCTCTTTCAACAGCATCAGAAAGTTCGAAACGCATTCAACATGGACTTCCCTGACAGTAATTACTTAGGCAAGACCATGACCATTGTAACCGGCCCTGACATGGTCAATCTCACTTACTACAACTTCTTTGCAGCCAAAGACAATGTAGTGCAGGTAAGAATGTCAGCTCATCACTGATTTTCACCATAAACATCTCAGGCATTCTAATCTACATTTGTTAAATAcgcaaataaattcattaaaaactgAAGTAATAGCATTGTGAGTTTGTTCTCccatttttatctatctatctatctatctatctatctatctatctatctatctatctatctatctatctatctatctatctatctatctatctatctgtttgtttgtttgtttgtttacttttactgAGTTTTACTTCAAAACAGAAATatctattgtaaaaaataaaaatagaaaattgtGTAGCGTAGCTtgcatgaatattaaataacaattaaaatcaGCAATAATTATAGTAAATATAAAGAAACAATATGCATATCCATGAAATCAGGATTAGATTAAATAATACTAGATTATAACTACAATACAATGATTgtatttctctttattattattattattattattattattattattattattattattattattattattattattattattacatataattTGCTCCTTTTCTGAAATATGAAATCATTCTTTAAAATCACTACACTGTTCAAACAAATAGTCAGTTTATTAGCTTGTACCAGTGACACTAAATTTTTACTAAACTAAATTATATTCACCTCCACTTGACAGTCATAAGCTGTGCCCTAAATTTATGAGCTCTAGTGCACTACACAAACCAGCTGTGGTGTCTGTCACTGGGCAAATGCACTTTATGACTTTATGACTCTAATATCCTGCTCGTTGGTGCAGATCCAGACTTCTGTCAATATGTGACCATTTGTGTTTGAAGCTACAATTCAGTGTAAGGCACTTAAAATGGTCAGCAATGGATGGAACTCCTATTACTCACGTACAGCCCAGGTATCTTGCGCCCTCTGCTGGACGAGTCACTGAAATACACAATGATCAAATCCACATtagaaaacatttcttttccacATGGTCCAAGTTTCCACATTCTATTAAATAATGTAGAACATGATGTTTATTTCAATCACAGTGATTTAACAGGCAATACATGCAACGTAAAAGTAAGAAATAGAACAATTAAATAACGCCTGTCATTATACCCAgctttaattattaatgttaaaaatatattaatataattaatacataaaaatatttatttgtttgggggggggattgtgtatttattttctgtgtattttcagttatttttaaagaatgGATGTTACAGACAGAAATATGGAACCACACTGATATTTCCTTCCagatctttttcttctcttttgggAACACTATTTCTGGATGTCCTAattacatcattacagttaTTACTTTCTCTTAACAGAGTCTGAGTTTATCTGTGGTCACACCATAAATAATTAACatgaactctttttttttccatccctCTTTCTCAGAACTGGGCAAATGACATCCTGGCCATTGTCTACAACCCTCAAAGGGCCAACGTCTGCAGACAAATCTACCTGGATAAGTTGTaagaaaccaaataaaaaaacaacatgatttgatactgcatttaaaaacatatgtCATTTATGTGTTCCATGAGTGTAGTTCAATCATCACTGGGGTTAAATCCATGATAATAacaaaaattgaaaaataaatgttgcaTTATTTGTCAGGGGCCGTCGTCTTGACTGCTGGCATACAGTAGGCCTCATATTCCCACCTGAACGCAACAAGGAATAATAATCTTAGAGATTCTGTTTAATCTCTATTCTCTTCTGTTACAGgtatgttcgcctcacactgcAAACCAACAAGGATGGCAAGATTCCTGTTAAATagtaagttttgtttttttaaatgataataaGTAGCTTGTTCATGATAATAAATGACTGTTGCGTGTATCTAACCCTTACTTCTATGCCACAGTATCTATAAGATGTTTCCAGCTGATAAGAAAAGGGTTGAGAGTGCACTATCATCTGCAAAGCTTCCTAAGGGAAAGGTGAGAGAACTCATCAACTGAACTGTGTACATGTATTGGTTTTTCCATGGAATTACATGGAATCATGCTATTATTGATTATGCTCCtagaattttctttctttctttctttctttctttctttctttctttctttctttctttctttctttctttttacatttttgttctaAGGGGATTGctgttaaatttttattttgtgatattagcttataaaaataatttacaaacatAGGAATTGCGCACTTACATAAGTAATCCATATACATTTTTGGAATTATCAAAgaagtggattattttttttctattacaatGAGTCCTGAGCTGTTTTATTATCGTATATATTTCAATGATGTGCCAAAAACTGCAGTTTATTGATGAACAACACTATGATTGAatgtgggggatgtggtagcctagttgtTAAGGTTTTGGACTTCTGATCAGCTACCAAGCTACCActattgggcccctgagcaaggcccttaacccttaattgctcaggtatataaaatgtaagtcattctggataaagGTATCTGCTGAATGTCTGTAATGTCAAAATGATTTTtgaccatttaaagtgacagtTAATGTGAATGAACTGAAACTATGGAAAGATAACATATTGAAATGAGTGCATTTATGGAAACCTCTCATATGAATTCAAGCTGAAACTACAGTCAGCTGCTTTTATGAAAAAAACACTTGAACACATTTTGtttctgtaattttttgttgtgtatttCTAGTTTGACTCCATCAAGCTCGATGTGTTCACTGAAGCTGCATTCAAGACTTTTCTGTTGAACCTTTGTCCCAGACCAGAGATCTATGAAATCTTCAGCAGCTAGTAAGTCAACCTCCGCTGCTGTACTATATGTACTATGtactatataatattttttctttctattcatttttatttttgtttaaaaagcatCTTAAATTTGGAGCCTAGTTTAGCATGAAATGACCAGAAAGTCACACTATTATCACCTTTGtgatttctgaataaataaattgatttacTTTTGTGCATGCTTTTAATAAATCCTTAATCATTATGCTTAGTTCTAACAAACCCTACATGACCAAGGAGGTCTTTAGCAAGTTCCTGTATGAAAAGCAGCGAGACTCAAGGCTTAATCAAGAGCTTTACCCACCACTGAGGCCCGATCAGGTGAAGGCCCTCATCGACAAGTACGAGCCCTCGTCTTCTAATTCTAACCGCAGTAAGTCAATACAATCATCCATAATAAGATTGAATGAAAAGTTCTggaatgtatatatgtatacgcCATGGACTGTATTTTAGTCTGTGTCAAATAAGTCTTCTAACAAGCTTAAAGAATGGATTGGTGCTGGCCTTTTTCAGATCAGATAACACCAGAGGGTTTTCTCTTGTTCCTAATGGGACCTGAGACAACACCGGTGATGATGGACAAAATTGCCCAGAGCCATGACATGACCCAGCCCATCCCTCACTACTACATCAAATCCTCCCACAACACCTATCTGACTGGTAACACAACTTCAGATGACTCAGAGAACCAATGATTCATATCCATCTTTCAGACTAATCCTTAGGAATTATCTAAGAATTGGAATGTATTGTGTATGCAATTATTATCAAATagactgtatattatattattatcacAGTCATTGCATTTTctttagttaattaattaattgattgattgattgattgatttgtttttttgtttgtttattacttttattgtttattaccaATAGTACATGCTAGCTAGATACATTTTGTTTGCAAATGCTACCTCAACATTCACTTATCAAGTCTATCAAACATTAGTGTTtgcaaatatttgtttgttttttgctatTTCATGATGTTTTATATAACAAtcttggtctgtctgtctgtctctgtctgtctgtctgtctctctctcttatatatatctatatatctatatatctatcgaTATATATCTTCTGTATATATAGTCTCTCTACTATATACTCACTCATTCTATGTTTCTCTCTATATGtaatctatctatatatatctatatatctcactctctcttctaACTATCTCTATACTCTCTCTTATAATCTGAGTCTTATCTTTGTcgtctctcttctgtctctctctctcttctctctgtctctatctcctctctcgtctctctctctctctctctttctcttcatctctttttctcctctctcttctctctctctcccatctctccgctatctctctgtctctctgtctctgtctctctgtctcggtctctctctcggtctctctctctctctctctctctctctctctctctctctctctctctctctctctctgtgtgtccacaGCCGGTCAGTTCTCAGGCACCTCCTCTCCTGAGATGTATCGTCAGTGTCTGCTTGCTGGATGCCGTTGTTTGGAGCTGGACTGCTGGAAGGGCAAACCTCCAGATGAAGACCCCATCATTACTCACGGCTTTACCATGACCACTGAGATCCTTTTTAGAGTGAGGTTTCCAAAATCAGAGCCGCTGCAATCATCACACTATATAAATTCCGAAATGTTTTCATCTATATACTTTACTTATTAACAAATATACTTAacagaaatggaagaaaataCCTTAGCTTTTGGTTTAACTCAGATGTGAGCTTGCTCTAACAGCTAAACACACTTTAGTTTAGTTAACATATACTTTAATTAACACAATGAATAATTATGCAATCTTTTCTCTGTGGTAGGATGTGATCGAGGCTATTGCAGAGAGTGCATTCAAAACATCAAAATATCCAGTCATTCTCTCCTTCGAGAACCACGTGGATACGTAAGACACCGTTTCTGCACCATGACTTCATTCTCTACATTTCACATAttggtgctgctgctgttggtaGAATATGTGTCTGAATTtcactgatttgtttatttagagtcAAACAGCAGGAGAAGATGGCTAACTACTGTAGGACCATATTTGGAGATGCTCTACTCAGTGAACCCCTGGAGAAGTATCCGGTATGTGACTTCCACATGTTTAGGTCAAAGTTCAAACCCAGTTATAAAAGTATGCATTGCTTCCTGTTTAGAGTTTATTGTGATCTGATTCATAACGGCTGTAATGATTTGCATTGGGTGTCGCTTCCAGTTAAAGCCAGGCCAACAGATCCCGAGTCCTTCTGAGCTGATGGGAAAAATTctgatcaaaaacaaaaaaggtccCACAGGGTCGGCCAAACCTCCAccaaagaaaacacaagaagAAAGTCCTGCTGAGAACGGAGGTGAGAATTTTAGACTGTTTCATATAAGCAGTCAGGTTGACTAAACAGTCCCTTAACAGTCATGTGGTACCGGGTCGTGTCTTTCAAAAGGAGAGCATCCTGAAAACCCTGAGAACCAGAACGCTGAACACGATGAACACCATGAACACCATGACGACCACCACGATGACCATCATGATGAACACCATGAGGATGAGGAACAAGATGAGGAAAAGATGAAGAACTCTGATGAAGTAATGAAATTTTTATGATTCTGACAACCGctttccattcttttttttttttttgcaattttagGATAAAATGTGCTCTGGGTCTCCAGTCACATTAAAGGTTTCAGTAACAGTTCATGAAAGAGTAGCAttcatacataatacataatacctGAGTCAGCTGACAGATTTTTGTTGACATAAGGTGGCCATAATAGAATATTAAATGCAAATCCATTGCAATGAAttagaatgtaaataaaaagaagaaccATAAATGAAGCACTTTATACACAACAGAAGCTTAACAAAGAAATCCCAGAACTTACTGAAAGAGAAAAACCCAAATAGATGAGAATGTGTCATGTCAATGGGGTCATGTGATGTGCTATATTCTGGGAGGGCTGATGGGAGACATCCAGTCTTATCTGCAAAGTGTTTGAGTCTGATTCAACCTGATTCCATCTGTAAAATCAGTTGCTCTTTGCTTCCAATAgttgttataataaaaatataaaaaattctaaatattaaaatgaaactcACACAAGGctcaaatgtacagtacatgtttatttatttattgcatagCTTTGTCCACACTATAGGACAATATTGTGTTAAGTGATTCTTACTATTAAGACCCAAGCTGCGAGGGCAGAACGCAGACACCAGAGACAGCAAAAGTCTCTAGCAGTAAAGAGATCAAAGTCAGTTGGACAAGGCTCATTGACCTTAACGGTGCCAGGCGACAGCAGATCGGGCAGCACAGGAGGCAACGACGAGGTGAGACCCATAATGCTGGCAAGGCGCAATGGTGTCAGGCAGCTAGAGTTTTCCCGCAGCCAGAGTTTTTCCATGCCGAGGAAACCCCGTCCTGCCAGCACAACTATGGGGTGCTGGGACGGCACCTTTCTTTCAGCACCTGTGCTGTAGTAGTGGGAGGAGTGGAACATTGTCACATAAAGGAGTTTGTACAGGCCTCGCCATCACAGTCTTTACactgtaatttttaaaatatttcttcatGGAACAGCAACAGAAGATTTTCCTCTAGCTCTTCATACAAAATGTCAACAAATTCTGTCACTTGACTCGGGAGTTGTGAGAAAATTGTCTTCCTGGTTAGAATAAacctttataaatgtttatgtaaatttatGCCAGTTGTCATTAAGGGCTTATGAATATGGACCTAcatcatttcatttataatgATGAACCCTAAATTGTGATTGTTGCTGCAATGCATTTGTAACATTCCACCATGTTCAGTTATTAATTGAAACAAAAAGGATTTGAATATGTTTACTGTGTGCATCCATTTTGTTAGGGTACAGCTGGGCAGGAAGTAAAAGCTTTTGAGGCAATGTCTTCAATAGTCAACTATATTCAGCCACACAAGTTCGTCTCCTTTGAGCAGTCTCGGAGTGAGTCAtgtgtagccttttttttttttttaaatattcatacatGCAGTATGCACCAATTTTCCATATGTATTTCTATATTAGTGacttgtttaaaatgatttgagCTTGTTCCATTTCTGTGTTTAGTTATATCCCTTTTGTCATTTATAATGTTGTATGTTTTTTCCAAGCGCAGAAAAGAACAAGAGCTATGCCATCTCCTCTTTTGTGGAAACCAAAGGAGAGCAGATGATCGCCAAGAGTGCTGTGGAGTTTGTCGAGTATCCtttgcatttcatttacatttaaatactttaaGAATTTAATAACATATTTTTAGAGACAGTGTATTTTGGCCCTTAATTTGATGAGAAATGTCAAGCAACTAGGCcaagatttaagaaaaaaaggtGGACGTCCACAACTCCAACAATTTTCAAACAAGTGAAAGTACCACAATTATTTGTAGAAACTatggtataaaaatataaaaatcttgaaACCACACTGCAAACACTGCAACATAAAGGATAGAGGCACAAATGAGATTGCAGATATAAATgagctttaatttaaaaagtgtGAAGGCGTTGGAGGTATCGTGTACCTAATATGTACATTTACTATTAAGAAGGTCTAATTGAAAGCCCATGTTAGACCCTAGTGTTGGCCTATTAGAACATAATGATCAGCACTTTATAGAATGAGAAATGGGTGATTATTTTAATCCAAAGAAAATGGTCCtaactgtgaagcatggggATGGCAGCATCAAGGTACTGGTGCACTTCAAAAAGTTAAACCTTGGTCTCAATCGATGCAATGACCATAAGCATACCTGTAACAAATGGCTTAAAGACATCAAGTGAAACTATAGTAGTGATCATCAGGTCCTGGCCTGAATCTCTAGATGCCCTAATTGATTAAAGACACAAAATGGATAGAAATATGAAATGTGAGAATAAATATGTCTGAATGTCTTTAGCTTAAGTGAATGCAAACTTTTATGTGagtaaaaatgtctgtgaattAGTTTACTGTAAAATACCTTTACTGCATCCTTCAGATATAACAAGAGACAGATGAGTCGAATCTACCCCAAAGGAACACGAATGGACTCTTCTAACTACAACCCTCAGCCTTTCTGGAACGTAGGCTGTCAGATGGTGGCACTGAACTACCAGACCATGGGTAATGTCTTCTTGATACgatcagtgtaataaataatgtcaaatatATTCAATAGGTCTTAACTTACAAGGACCGTTTACAGTTAAACCGTGACTAGTCAAGCCCTAAATATGCAttcacataaatataaaagtgtaaggagatgtttgttTAACGTTTATGGGTGGCAGAGTTTGGTAAGAGTCACTACATTATCTGTTATGGAAGTCTTCAATACAGAGGAGTTTGTACAGTAATTGCCAGTAACATGACAACCGTGCAGGAATTAGGGAGGATTATCAAGAAGCTCTGAAGGAGGCTAGGAATCCTACGAACTTAATGATCCGTGAGACTCTAAATAAGGTCGGTCAGATACAGTTTCCACTTATCAGTGAGGAAAGAGGTCAGTGTCGCATAATAATGTACAAAGACTCCATGGATGATCACATTAGAAAAGCCAGTCTCACAACATTAACAAAGCAGTGGCTGTATCATTTACATAAGCAGAATGCATACTGACAATCTTCACCATCATTAGAAATTGGACCTACTCATTTCCAACAGTAGGGAAAAGAAGACTAAATGAGGAGAGTGCTCTAATGCAGGAAGAAGTTCCAAACCTACAGGAAAAAGAATGAAGAACAAGAGAAGTGAAGCTTCAAATCACACAGAGTTATCCCAAGGAGAAATCTAAATAATCCGGTCTGGCCCGTAGGGGCAGAATTATGATTACTGGATCCGTTACTCATCttatttctgttgtgtttagTTTATGACACACTTCCAACTACTTGTTCAAGTGAGTAAGCTTTGCAGGGAGATCCTTAAGGTCTTAAGTTGCGTCACCTAAGGAAGGTACTGGCGTAGGCATGATAAAATGTTCATGTCACTCGTCACCCTAAAGCACAAAAGATGCAAGAATCATCCCTGTGAGACAAACGGTAACTGTCAAAAAATTGTGAgtaaggagaaaagaaaaacatccacCAACCATAAAATGTGCAGAGAACAACCTACTATAAATGACTCACTCATGAGACATGACAGTGGACCTGGGGAAAAGGCTGTCCAAACAACTCATAGGCCAGACATGTTCATGTGATCAAAACAGGCTAAGTGAATTATCCTCTTTTGCCTGACAGTCCCATGCGAGGAGGTTACTCCTGAAAACTGAACAAGATAAAGCAACAAGGACTGAGATCTGCAGCACAAATGCAGCGGAAATGATACAGAATAGCGTTTATTCTTACAGATAATGTTCATTATAAGCCATACCTTCACTACCCTGGATGGCAGCACTAAACGTAATCGTGTACAGAGCAGAAAATATCTGGCTTGAAGCAAGCTTACTTAATATTTCAAAAATCGATGCTAAGACGTGTTTAATATAATCAATCCAGTCTCCCTATCCAATCCATTCTCACTATACAGATTTATAGCACCTCCATAGTGTTTTTTATGCATTTGGAAGCCTTTTCAAATGGGGTAGAAACTGGAGGAAGGAAATAATCTGGATGCAAGAAGTGACAACGCTGAAAAGGGTGACCTCACCTAAAGACATGTTCTGTCAAAGACATCAGTCAGTGATATGCATGACTAAAAGTACAATCtggcttatttaaaaaaaaaaggtgagggGAGGATATTCCTTTTTATAAGTATTATTATGTAAGTGATAACTGAAAATTTgtttattcaaataataattaGAGTAAATTAATACATTGTGTGTCAGGTCAGAAGCTGACTCTGGGCATATGTAGTACTTTACGAGTTgctaaaaatagataaatatttggatttgttaatCAGTTTTGTATGGTATCATGTCATACTGTCTGAAAATGTCCACAAGATGACAGCGTTCTCATAAAGACCTGATTTATCAAGCggcatgtaaatgttttcataGACCAAGTGCATCTAACAACTACTGCCAGGTtgtaaaatgtacaaatcaTTTAACAGTGATTTTCTTCATCACTttgtttagttaaaaaaaaaaatcttttttaatttaagacaTTGCTTTGTAAAATTTGTGAGTTCAGTTCAAATagataaatcatttaaatgcaaAGAATTTTAGATGTCATTTGCAGAAACTCAGTAACTCTTGTAAGATATGAAGGTTATTCCTTTCTGGGTTACGAGCTGCATTTTCAAGGTTAACGCATTTCCTGTGCAAATTCTTCTGCAAATAATAACCAGTTTAATAAATGAGGCCCAATGGCACAGTTAAATGGACTTATCAGCCTAACTGGATATGCTTTGATATGTAGATTTCCCCATGCAACTGAATATGGCGCTGTTCGAGTATAACGGAAGGACTGGGTACCTCTTAAAGAATGACGTGATGCGGAGGAACGACAAGACGTTTG is part of the Tachysurus fulvidraco isolate hzauxx_2018 chromosome 12, HZAU_PFXX_2.0, whole genome shotgun sequence genome and encodes:
- the plcb2 gene encoding 1-phosphatidylinositol 4,5-bisphosphate phosphodiesterase beta-2, whose translation is MIRKRFVLNEPEIKDYMVKGERFTKWKEDSSRTVPVTMKMDPKGFFLYWINSSKEVEIVDMATIRDTRIGKYAKLPKHQKVRNAFNMDFPDSNYLGKTMTIVTGPDMVNLTYYNFFAAKDNVVQNWANDILAIVYNPQRANVCRQIYLDKLYVRLTLQTNKDGKIPVKYIYKMFPADKKRVESALSSAKLPKGKFDSIKLDVFTEAAFKTFLLNLCPRPEIYEIFSSYSNKPYMTKEVFSKFLYEKQRDSRLNQELYPPLRPDQVKALIDKYEPSSSNSNRNQITPEGFLLFLMGPETTPVMMDKIAQSHDMTQPIPHYYIKSSHNTYLTAGQFSGTSSPEMYRQCLLAGCRCLELDCWKGKPPDEDPIITHGFTMTTEILFRDVIEAIAESAFKTSKYPVILSFENHVDTVKQQEKMANYCRTIFGDALLSEPLEKYPLKPGQQIPSPSELMGKILIKNKKGPTGSAKPPPKKTQEESPAENGGEHPENPENQNAEHDEHHEHHDDHHDDHHDEHHEDEEQDEEKMKNSDEGTAGQEVKAFEAMSSIVNYIQPHKFVSFEQSRKKNKSYAISSFVETKGEQMIAKSAVEFVEYNKRQMSRIYPKGTRMDSSNYNPQPFWNVGCQMVALNYQTMDFPMQLNMALFEYNGRTGYLLKNDVMRRNDKTFDPFTDKIDTNVPNTLSIKIYSGQFLSDKNVKTAVEVEIIGLPGDPKRKFRTKNTATPNAINPVWNEEPFVFEKILLTELASVRIVAYEEGGKFIGHRIIPIDAIQSGFHHICLRSESNMPLMLPSLFVYIEVKDYIPAAFADFTDALFNPVKTTKPAKQESANFVSKYEMAGAAAVPAAVPEGNEAAAEGDGKPTETPESADGENPPADQEPKASEAEAPATSEEAPPSEAPPPTEEPPPAEEAPPAEAPPPSEEAPPTEAPLPAEEAPPTEAPAPTEEAPSTEDPPPSEETPQEAPAPSETPEAEKPADENELASVTCDELQQHKNYLKVTKKQEKELKELEKKFQKKGEELTQKYSDLCKSLKKKTSQKKNEAGAEGQNEEQINELKTKLRTELRSLWVEKYDQVKKKKEQHASECLTKLLEMATERHANELKALNSDSKGGKKKEAKGSGSEKSSLKKSKSKEQLDDNDEAQSASSDGNSSQEQEQKLKKKQAETLADIRVLNSQLNQQAVSEHAKKMWSLPGDLKEAVNACVGAHFPEHADKTEDSKPEQDGQYGQVYRG